The Triplophysa rosa linkage group LG25, Trosa_1v2, whole genome shotgun sequence genome window below encodes:
- the LOC130548771 gene encoding uncharacterized protein LOC130548771, which yields MFHAFIIFCLCFNGVDPDEVKSVSVMEGHSVTLYSSITDIQRDDLILWTFGAKNSHLAKINRLQKEIFHDGDVGRFRERLQMDDRTGSLTITNISTDLTGLYRIEIISGNKVSSKNFTVSVYARLPVPVISQYFSQCSSSPSSSYCSVLCSVMNVTHVTLSWFKGSCLLSSISVSDVKTTTSLHLEVEYQDNNTHSCVINNPITNHTQHLNFTHVCPIIIISDYVHYIGKPEAMTRLVVAVLVGVAAVALVVYDVVSTRV from the exons atgtttcatgcatttattattttctgtttgtgcTTCAATG GTGTTGATCCAGATGAAGTGAAGTcggtgtcagtgatggagggacattctGTCACTCTTTACAGCAGTATTACTGACATACAGAGAGACGATCTCATTCTCTGGACATTTGGAGCTAAAAACTCTCACTTAGCTAAAATCAACAGATTACAGAAGGAGATCTTTCATGATGGTGATGTTGGGAGATTCAGAGAGAGACTGCAGATGGATGATCGGACCGgctctctcaccatcacaaacatcagcACAGATCTCACTGGACTTTATCGCATTGAAATCATCAGTGGAAATAAAGTGTCCAGCAAGAACTTCACTGTTTCGGTTTAtg CTCGTCTGCCCGTTCCTGTCATCTCTCAATATTTCTCTCAATGTTCTTCATCGCCTTCAAGCTCGTATTgttctgtgttgtgttcagtgatgaatgtgacaCACGTGACTCTCTCCTGGTTCAAAGGAAGCtgtttattgtccagcatcagtgtgtctgatgtTAAAACAACCACATCTTTGCAtctggaggtggaatatcaagacaacaacacacacagctgtgtgatcaacaatcccatcacaaaccacacacaacatctcaACTTCACTCACGTCTGTCCCATAATCATCATTTCAG ATTACGTTCATTACATTGGCAAACCCGAAGCAATGACCCGATTGGTTGTCGCTGTTCTGGTGGGCGTGGCCGCTGTTGCTCTGGTGGTTTATGACGTCGTATCCACAAGAGTTTAA